The DNA window GAATACCTTCCAAGGTCAAACGGTGTTCAGGTTTGTCATAAATCCATCCGGTGTGTTGCATCAATGCAGATAGCTTATTCCAATGGAGATCTGTTAACATAGCTCGCGGCATGATGGTGAGGTTTGGTTGTTTTTTGGCGAAAGTAATTATACCAAATTATCATGCTGCCTAATAATCCTTCGCAAAACGTCAACACGCCCTAGGCGAATCCAAATAACTTCATTAAAAACATTAAGGAATAATTATGCACGAATATAAAGAAAATAATATCCCTTCATCTACCTCAACTAATCATCAATCGACTAAGCAAGCAACAACAACACTCCTCACCAATGAATCTCAACAAGTCCCCTATGTCAATCATAGTGATTTACCTGATGAGACCAAATTATCTGAGATAGCCATGCTGGGTAGCCATGATGCGGGAACTTATGCTTATAGTAAAAAAAGAAATGGACTCAGTAGCACAGGATCAAAAATGCCTAGAGCGTTTAAAACCCAAAATAAGGACTTGGTAACACAAGCAAAAGCAGGAGCCAGATATTTTGACATTCGAATAGCTCAAAATAAAAATGGCACAAATGGCACATTTGGTTTCTTCCATAGCTTCAGCGTTGCAGGTGATAGTGCTGTTTCGGATGTGGAAAATCTCTTGAAATATGCAGCAGAAGATAAAAATAATTTTTATTTAATAAAATTCGCATTTAAAGGGGAAACAGGGAAAACTTCTGCAACAGCGGCTTCAGATATATTTTTAAAACGTATTCTCGAAAATTATCGTGAGTCTCTTATTATGGATAATTTAAGTAAAGTAACAGTTAATTCACTGAATCAAGGAAAAAACATATGGATCATGGTTGATAAAAAGAAATATGATGGAAAAGATAAAGATCTATATCCAGATTACGACAAAAATTCTTATACAGAATGGGCTGATAAACCGAACGCAGAAAAGACAGCTAATTCCCTTCTTAATTTCCATAAGAGTCCAATAGCTGATAAACTCAATATTATACAGACGAATATGCCCGTTGCTTCCCGTTCACCTTTTGAATTGAGTTGGGGAGTAAAAGATAATTTATTTAAAAATAAGAAGATATTGGTTATAGCAATTCTTGATATTCTTATAAAGCGGCGTATAGGTGGGATAGTCAGCGCTGATTATGTCGGCGATGCTAATAGTGCAGTTCCAGATTTCATGGAAATAATTAACGTTCATAATCAATTACTTAAAAAATAATCAAGACGATAAAAATCCTGCCAAATGGAGATTAATGATAGGGCGTGTTGACGTTTTGCGAAGGATTATTAGGCAGCATGATAATTTGGTATAATTACTTTCGCCAAAAAACAACCAAACCTCACCATCATGCCGCGAGCTATGTTAACAGATCTCCATTGGAATAAGCTATCTGCATTGATGCAACGAGAGCATAAAAAACCTTGGGGCACTCCGTTAAGCTGGTGATAGGATGAACGAATTGGCAGGTTTTTAGCAGGCAGCTCACCATGAAAGCCTATATCGTTAAAGTGGCTCTTCGCGGTGTCAGCCCTATGGTCTGGTGCCGATTTCGGCTATCAGGCGAGACATCTTTAGCCGCTTTTCATTATATTATTCAGATCGCGCAGGGATGGCAGGATGAACACCTGCATCAATTCCGTATTTATGGTAAAAATTACGGCATTTCCTATTCTGGCGGAATTGCGTTTTCTGATAACCCTTACAAAATCACGCTCGATGACTTTGAGTTTGATGCCGGAGATCGATTTACTTACGAATACAACTTTTTCGAGAACTGGCTTCACGATATCCGTATTGAGACCATTCTTGACAATGCTAACCTGAAATTTCCCTTTTGTTTGGCCGGAAATAGAATGCCGGGGGCAACGTTAGCTGATGAATGTGAGAAAACACTGGCGTTACTGGAAGCCATCGTTAATGCCGATGAAACAGCAACGATCGGAGATATCCGTCCATTAATTGATGAACTTGATGCCGTCAGATTTAACCGCAAAAAGGTTAACCGCCAATTGAGTCGGCTCAACCTTGATTCACCGGAACTGGAACCTATTGTGATAGGGCTGTAGTGGATAGCGATGATCGGTATCCATAAAGGTATACCTTTTCATCCATGCTAAAAACGAGGAAATAATCCTCTATAAACCTCGGGAAAGTCAATTTTATAGAGTATTCTACAAATCTTTATCAGGTTTAAAGACTTTTGAGGGTGATATGCATTATGCCTACATTCGGGTCAGTTCGGTTGACCAGCATGTTGATCGCCAGAAAGAGGCACTGTCTGCGTCCGGTATTAAAATTGACAAAATCTATATCGAACAGGCCAGTGCGAAAAACATCAACCGGCCACAGTTTCGGGATATGCTTCAACAGGTCAGAACCGGCGACACGATAGTTGTTCACTCCCTCGATCGGTTATGCCGCATTAAGAGAGAAAGGTATCAAGTTAAAGCTGGCCTGCTATAACGTAGGATTAGGTGTTTCTACGTATTATAAATTGCGTCACCAGCTAAAAAACGGGGGTATACAGTAGCCATAACCCCGGGAGGACAGCATCATGCAATTCATAATCCAACTAGCGGTGGTCGATAAATCAGGCCATCACCATACGGAGAAACTATTCACGATAGAAAAACAGTCCGACGCCCCCAATGACCCTGGACTCTCCCTGTCTGAATCTAAATTACTTTTGAACACTATCCAGCAATCAGTGATCCAGAAACAGGCAGCTGAATATTTGGATGAACATCGTGCTTGTCCTTGCTGTCAACGAAATCGCCGGATAAAAGGCAAGCAAACCATCCAGTACCGAACCTTGTTTGGCATTATCCCGGTAGAGGGATTTCGGGTTTACCGGTGTGCGTGTGAGAAACATTCAGCCCAAACCGCTAGCTTGCTCAATCACTGGTGTGATTCGCATACTCACCCGGAACTCAGGTATATAGAAACCCGGTGGGCGTCACTGATGTCTTATGGATTGACCGCCAATCTGCTCAAAGATATTCTGCCGGTGGGGAACGCTGTAATGCCTCCACAGTCAGAAATCATCTCTGTCAGATCGCCCAAAGACAAGAGGCCGAATTAGACGGATTGCCGGATTTTCTCCCTGGCGATCCCAGAGAATGGGAAAAATTACCCAAACCGGGAAAACCGATGACGGTGGGTATTGATGGAGGCTACGTCAGAAACCGGGACGACAGAAAACACCATTTTGAAATCATCGTCGGAAAATCATTCGCGGCTAATGCTCCAACCAAACGCTTTGGTTTTGTGCAATGTCTTGAAAATCACCCCAGAAGAAAACTCATCGCCCAGTTATCTTCACAAGGTATGCAGGCGAATCAACAAATTACTTTCTTATCGGATGGTGCCGATAATCTCAGGGATCTGCAATTTAACTTGTACCCCGAATCGCAGCACGTACTGGATTGGTTTCATATCACGATGCGTCTGACAGTACTAAAACAATATGCCAGAGGGGTATCGAAAAACACCCCTGAACTCGGTGCAGAATTATTGGACGCTTTAACCAGTACAAAATGGTATCTCTGGCATGGCAATGTGATTAAGGCATTAGAACAGCCAGAGGATTGTGCTGAGATGTGTGATGAGGACATCTCGCATTATGATAATAAGAAATCCTTATCAAAACATATCGATGAAATGTACACCTACATTGAAAATAACAGCATGATGATCCCGAATTACGGTGAAATGTACCGCTATGGTGAACCCATTTCCTCTTCATTTGTTGAATCGACGATCAATGAAGTGATTGCCAAACGGATGGTGAAAAAGCAGCAGATGCAATGGAGCCAGCAAGGTGCGCATTACTTACTCCAGACCCGCACAGCCGTACTTAATGATGATTTGAAAACCCAATTTGAGCATTGGTATCCGGGCATAAAATTAGGTGACGAAACGGAGCATTCTTGGACAGAAAAGATTGCTGCATAAGTGCCCCACAGATTTTTATGGTCTCCAGGAGATTTGCCTCCATTGTTCCTGATACACGAAACTTCCGGCGATCCATTGGTCTATTCACCACTGGCTGCCTTACTACCGCCAGAACTTCCTGTTTATGCACTACAGGCTCTTGGTATCCACATGCTTGAGCATCCCCCAATATCACTTGAAGCACTCGCGGCCTGCCATATTCAGGCGATTCGCCGCGTTCAACCACAAGGGCCCTATCGCCTTGCAGGATGGTCTATTGGTGGCTTGATCGCCTATGAAATGGCTCATCAACTGATAAACGACGGTGAGACAGTAGAATATCTCGGTATGATCGATTCTTATAACAATGCTAATAATAACAATTCCAATATAAATAAGAACGAACAACAAAATTCTCCTGCCCATGCTGTGGATACAGAGACAAAACGCATTGAGCTAATTATTGACTCACTGCGTACTCAAGTGGACGTTAATGATGAGCAGATATTGGAGGAATTGGAAAAACTTCAACAGCTCAGCAAGGCGGAACAGGTTCTTGATCGCTGCATTGAACAACAATGGTTACCTGCCGGTATCACACGTGATGATATCCTCCTTCGCCTGTATGCTTCCGAGATCACGGTACAACTTGGTCAGGGCTATATTGCACCAAAATCGTCCCTGCCTATTCATCTCTATACCGCAGATGAAACTATCAGCGAGGATATCTGGCACGGTTGGTTTGGTGTCGCCGGCCTCAATTCCGCACGCCACACTATCGGTGGGACGCATTTCTCCATTATGCACCCTCCTTTCCTGAACCAGATAGCGGACTCAATCAGCGAACACTTGCAGGCCGTACCTGTTTACGATCCGCGTGTGACGATTCAACGAGGCTCGCAGTCAGTGCCACCGCTATTCTGTATACCCGGTGCAGGCGCCAGTTCTTCCAGTTTGCTTGAACTGGCATTGTCATTCCCACCACAACTTCCGGTATACGCTTTGCAGGCACGTGGTTTAACTGACGAACATAACTGTCCTCATACAAGTGTGGAAGGCGCTGCTCGTACCTATATCCGGTACATCCGCCAAATTCAGCCTTATGGCCCTTATCATCTGTTGGGTCATTCTTTTGGCGGCTGGATTGCTTTCGAAATAGCCCTGCAACTGCAAGCGGCAGGAGAACGAGTATCTGATCTGATTCTTATTGATACCGATGAACCTAATCCGCCAGGAAATACTCTCAAGCCGGTCAACAGAGTCGGGACGATAATGGAGCTGATCGATATCTACAATATGATGCTGAGCCAGCCTCTGCCCCTGACAAAGCAAGATTTTGATGATCTGGAGCCAAATGAACAGATTAAATATCTACTTCATGCTTTGGTGAATGCCGGTCTCCTCCCGGCCAAAACACCAACGTCACTGTTACAAGGGGTCATCCGCGTGATGCAAGCTAATCTGAACACTTGCTATACACCCCGTACTTGCTATGAGGGGCTTGTTCATCTGATCAGCGCAGAGGAAGGCGATGCAGAAGAAACGAAAACCCGCGAAACCATGTGGAGAACTTACGTAACTCAACTCAATCCTATGCTTGTACCCGGCAATCATATGACTATGCTATCTATGCCTCAGACTAAACACTGGGTAGCTCAGTTATGGCAGAAGCTGGAATACATGCAAAAAAACAAATTTCGGCAGGCTAAATAAGTCGATAATGATCTAAAGAGAAGGATGGCTAAAATTACAGGCCATCCTTGAAGGCTATGAACTCGCACTGTCTCTTGAACAAGACTTGTGATCAAGAGACAGCCCGCATAGCGGGTGGTTTTATTTAAGTAGCGTAAGCTTCTTAAATTGGCTAAAGCCATAACCAAAAAAGCCAGCATCCGGCGCAAACGAAGAATCGCCAGTATGGATATTGGTTATCTGGATAAGGTATTAGATGCTGGACTTACCGCATTGGGTAAGAAATAAACTTTCACGCTCTTGCCCTGGCTCTAATCCAGCTTGGATTTTATTTCTTTAACTTTTCCATCTTCCAACTGAATGACTCGTTCTGCAATATCAAAATATGCATCATCATGGCTAATTACAATAATGGTCTTCCCTCTGGCTTTTAGTTCTGGCAATAATTCTGTATAGAAGATCCGTTTAAATACAGGGTCTTGATCAGCTGCCCATTCATCAAATAGATAAATAGCGCGGTCTTCTAAATAGGCAGAGACTAAGGCTAACCGTTTTCTCTGACCGGCAGAAAGATCGGTTGTTGAGAACTGCCCGTCAACAATCTTGACTTTGTGACCCATATTTAAGGATTCAATATAATGCGTTGCTTTCTCCGTGATATTAGCACCTGTATTTAATAGTTGGTCGAATAAATGATAATTGGAAAAAACGGCTGAAAAGTACTGCCGATAATGTTCATTATTCGTCTCATCCATTTTTATACCATTAAGCCGGATAGAACCTTCTTCCTGTTCGAACAACCCAACTAGCAACAAGGCAAGAGTGGTTTTCCCGCTCCCGTTTCCACCAACAATAAAGACGATTTCACCTTGGGAAATTGTCAAGTTTATAGGCCCAAGTTTAAATTCCCTATCCTCTGTGTCAGTGGTGTAATGATGAATAACATCCTTTAATTCAAGTGAAAGTGGCTTTTCGGTGACAAATGGATCAGGGGAATTATTCTGCTGTGACAAAGATTCGTCTAGCTCACTGCCTAATCGTTTTATTTTTTTTAATGAAATTTCGGCCAGTCTCAATTCAGGAATAGCACCAATAACCTCACTGATAGGGCCGGATAAAAACAGAACAATCAAGGTGACAGTCATTAGATTTGTAGGCTCTTGTGGCAACCAAAGGGGGACAACAAAAATCATCAAACCGATCACAATATAAAAGACGATAGAGCCAGCATTCAGTACCCAGATATAATTATTGTTGGCTTTAATACAGATCTGTTTGAATTTCTTTGCAGCAGGAGAAATGACGTTATTAATAAACTCCTTGCTTTTATGTCTATTTAATTTCAGCTCTTTACTGCCATCGATAAGATGTTGGAAGTTCAGATATATTTTATCAACCTGCTCACGCATCTCTTCCATCAAGCGAATTGGGCGTTTTTCCAAAAAATAGAAAATGTACATTGTTATCAGACAGATAGAGGTCAAAATAAAGAATAACTGCCATGAAAGCCATGCCAGATAGCCGAAGCAGGCAATAATAAGTGTGATATTACCGAAAACAGTCGGAGCTAACATAAAGGAGTGTATAAATACATCGACATCTTTAGTCAGCATTGCCAGTAGCCCATGTTTCCCAAATTGATTCAGTTTCTTAAAAGGTGCGCGTAATATTTTATTACTCAGACTTAAGCGAAGGGTATAAATTGTTGATTGAGTTAAATGTGATAACATAATTTCTGATAATGTCTTAGTAACAAAAAAAAGAATACAGACAGCAAAAAATTGCCATATAAAAGAAAAAAGATAAATATTACCTGTCATTCCTCGGCTAATCATTCCTACGACCGAAGCACCAGAAAATCCACTGATTAATGCAAAAGTTGTTGACAGAAGCAGCAATATCCAGGATTGGCGATAGAGATAAGATATTAAAGTCATAAAGTAACCGTTAGTTATAATAGTTTATGAGTAATATAAAAAAGATGAGTAGCCGTGGGAACTGCCCTCACAGCCTCTCGATTCTGTCTCATTAACGGGATATCAGGTATGTTCATCGGTTTTTTAAGAGAGTTCCGATGATATCCCTGATCCAAAAAAACCTTCAAGCGCCTCCTTTATCTTGTTGATATTATCGCCCAATGTGTTCGCTGATATCTGGATTACGTACTGAGTCTGCGTAATCATCGAAAAGATGATGGCAGAGCGCGGGATTGACGTTTATCATTCCACGTTCCCCCGCTGGGTTTCGCGGATAGTTAAACGTTTCCATTTGATTAAATAGGCGGTGTCAAACGATGAACACGCGCTATGTAGAGATTCAAAAATTTCAGACGGGCGCAAACCCTGCTTAGCCGGGATTGAACAGACCAACATGTTACGCAAAGGACAATATTCTCTAGAGCCGAGCAGTTTTATTTCACCCGCCGCCTTCTTCTGTCAACTTACTGCATGAAAATAAACCAAGCCCATCTTCACTCTAACTTCCTTTATCAATGCGACAAAACCAAGTTAAGCATCTTCAATTATGATGGGTATATGTATAAAATCCCTTACCGGATTTGCGCCCCAAATGCCCCGCATCAACCATTGTTCTCATCAGTGGGCAAACCCGGTACTTTGAATCCTGAAACATCAGGTAAAGCACATCAAGGGAATTAACCACCGTATCAATGCCGATTAAATCCGCCGTTTCCAGAGGTCCCATTTTATGGCCGAAGCACCCTTTGAATATCGCATCCACATCTTCCGGCAGGGCTACCCCATCTTGCACAGTGAAGGCTGCCTCATTCATAAATAAATGGGAAATCCGGTTAGAAACAAAGCCGGGGCTATCTTTCACCACAACGGCATTTTTACCCAATATGGACAACTGTTCCAAACAGCGTTCTTGGGTTTGTTCTGACGTATTCAGGCCGATAATGACCTCAACCGTCGGTTTCAAATACACCGGATTCATAAAATGCACCCCAATGACCTGAGAGGGAGAGTGGTGGAACGAACCCAATTTAGTGATAGGAATACAGGAAGTATTTGCTGCCAATACTGCGTCGGGAGCAATAAATTCCGCCATCCGCGCATAGAGTGCTTGTTTTAGCTCAATATTCTCGGTGATATTTTCCACGATCAACTCACAATCGGATATCGCCTGTAAATCCTGCTGCCAAACGATGTTTTGCAGAATCATTTCAGGTGTTTTTCCTTTGGCGAGCGGACTGAACAACGGCGCATAATTCGCGGTTTCCATAATGCGCTCTTTGCTCTGTTCACAAGAAAGTCCATTTTTTTCGATAACAACCACATCATGCCCGCGCAGAGCACAATCGAAGGCCAGGCTGGAGCCAATATTGCCCCCACCCACTACAGCTATTTTCAGTTTTGACATAGTGACTATTTTCTTATTTGCGTGTTAGCGGTTGTTAATACCCACCCTCATCCGCGCTATTGCATTATTGGCAATAACGTGAAATTTATCGGGTACATATCGGATGAATTTCCAGTTGCCGTCATGAACGCGGCAACTGGCAAAATGAAAGGAAAGATTTCAAACTAATTGAATAGAACTGGCTAACTTACTCATTGAGCGATTCATGGACGGAACCGCTCATGAACTAACTGAATATCAAACATCACTCAGTTTTTCGAATCAGGGGAAACCAGCTCCCACTTACCAAACAATGTTAACCCCGAAGCTTTTGCCAACGCCACAGATGCGGAGTTATCGAGCTGGCAGCGATACTGCGGTTCATACCCTTGAGAATAAGCAAATTTACTGATAGTGCGCACTATCTTACTGGCGTGGCCCTTGCACCGGAAAGATACCTGTGTCAGTACACCAAGATCGGCGATTTTCGCATTATCCCAAGGATACATACTGGCAGCACAAACTAATCTGCCTTGATCAAAAGAGCCGAATACCGCCCAATGATCCAATTCCACATACGCATCATCCAGATCTTGTTCTGAAACAGCAGACTGGAAATCCGCAAAAACCGTCTCATCTCCTTCTTCTTCCAGCTTACGCAGATCACCTTCCAGCTTCTCTTGCAGCAAGATTTTCTTTTCGGCTTCAGAGAAGTAAAAAATATAATCAGCTCCGTGCAGCGTAATTTCTGCTTCACTCAGTTTCTGGCGGAAAATCGACTCGGACATCGTTTCCTGATGATAAAGCCCTGCTTTTTCAGCCAGCTTTGGCGTCATAACTGCCAATATCCTGCCATCCGTCGTTTCCAGGACCATAAGCCGATCACATTCTTCCAGATTGGCGTTAGCGGCGATAGTGAGCACTTCATCACTATAAAGCACATCCCCATTTAACAAGGGAGCTTGCCAAAAATCCG is part of the Xenorhabdus cabanillasii genome and encodes:
- a CDS encoding plasmid pRiA4b ORF-3 family protein, producing the protein MKAYIVKVALRGVSPMVWCRFRLSGETSLAAFHYIIQIAQGWQDEHLHQFRIYGKNYGISYSGGIAFSDNPYKITLDDFEFDAGDRFTYEYNFFENWLHDIRIETILDNANLKFPFCLAGNRMPGATLADECEKTLALLEAIVNADETATIGDIRPLIDELDAVRFNRKKVNRQLSRLNLDSPELEPIVIGL
- a CDS encoding recombinase family protein, which codes for MHYAYIRVSSVDQHVDRQKEALSASGIKIDKIYIEQASAKNINRPQFRDMLQQVRTGDTIVVHSLDRLCRIKRERYQVKAGLL
- a CDS encoding alpha/beta fold hydrolase; translation: MFLIHETSGDPLVYSPLAALLPPELPVYALQALGIHMLEHPPISLEALAACHIQAIRRVQPQGPYRLAGWSIGGLIAYEMAHQLINDGETVEYLGMIDSYNNANNNNSNINKNEQQNSPAHAVDTETKRIELIIDSLRTQVDVNDEQILEELEKLQQLSKAEQVLDRCIEQQWLPAGITRDDILLRLYASEITVQLGQGYIAPKSSLPIHLYTADETISEDIWHGWFGVAGLNSARHTIGGTHFSIMHPPFLNQIADSISEHLQAVPVYDPRVTIQRGSQSVPPLFCIPGAGASSSSLLELALSFPPQLPVYALQARGLTDEHNCPHTSVEGAARTYIRYIRQIQPYGPYHLLGHSFGGWIAFEIALQLQAAGERVSDLILIDTDEPNPPGNTLKPVNRVGTIMELIDIYNMMLSQPLPLTKQDFDDLEPNEQIKYLLHALVNAGLLPAKTPTSLLQGVIRVMQANLNTCYTPRTCYEGLVHLISAEEGDAEETKTRETMWRTYVTQLNPMLVPGNHMTMLSMPQTKHWVAQLWQKLEYMQKNKFRQAK
- a CDS encoding cyclic peptide export ABC transporter, with product MTLISYLYRQSWILLLLSTTFALISGFSGASVVGMISRGMTGNIYLFSFIWQFFAVCILFFVTKTLSEIMLSHLTQSTIYTLRLSLSNKILRAPFKKLNQFGKHGLLAMLTKDVDVFIHSFMLAPTVFGNITLIIACFGYLAWLSWQLFFILTSICLITMYIFYFLEKRPIRLMEEMREQVDKIYLNFQHLIDGSKELKLNRHKSKEFINNVISPAAKKFKQICIKANNNYIWVLNAGSIVFYIVIGLMIFVVPLWLPQEPTNLMTVTLIVLFLSGPISEVIGAIPELRLAEISLKKIKRLGSELDESLSQQNNSPDPFVTEKPLSLELKDVIHHYTTDTEDREFKLGPINLTISQGEIVFIVGGNGSGKTTLALLLVGLFEQEEGSIRLNGIKMDETNNEHYRQYFSAVFSNYHLFDQLLNTGANITEKATHYIESLNMGHKVKIVDGQFSTTDLSAGQRKRLALVSAYLEDRAIYLFDEWAADQDPVFKRIFYTELLPELKARGKTIIVISHDDAYFDIAERVIQLEDGKVKEIKSKLD
- a CDS encoding 3-hydroxyacyl-CoA dehydrogenase family protein, producing the protein MSKLKIAVVGGGNIGSSLAFDCALRGHDVVVIEKNGLSCEQSKERIMETANYAPLFSPLAKGKTPEMILQNIVWQQDLQAISDCELIVENITENIELKQALYARMAEFIAPDAVLAANTSCIPITKLGSFHHSPSQVIGVHFMNPVYLKPTVEVIIGLNTSEQTQERCLEQLSILGKNAVVVKDSPGFVSNRISHLFMNEAAFTVQDGVALPEDVDAIFKGCFGHKMGPLETADLIGIDTVVNSLDVLYLMFQDSKYRVCPLMRTMVDAGHLGRKSGKGFYTYTHHN
- a CDS encoding GNAT family N-acetyltransferase, whose translation is MSLFSKTITDFWQAPLLNGDVLYSDEVLTIAANANLEECDRLMVLETTDGRILAVMTPKLAEKAGLYHQETMSESIFRQKLSEAEITLHGADYIFYFSEAEKKILLQEKLEGDLRKLEEEGDETVFADFQSAVSEQDLDDAYVELDHWAVFGSFDQGRLVCAASMYPWDNAKIADLGVLTQVSFRCKGHASKIVRTISKFAYSQGYEPQYRCQLDNSASVALAKASGLTLFGKWELVSPDSKN